The Sulfitobacter sp. SK011 genome contains the following window.
CCGCGCGCATCGACAAGGCGTTCACATGGGAAAACCCGATGTCGTCGCACGGCCTCATGCATATGGTGATCTCCAACGCACATGCTGGTGATCCCTACAAAATCGACACGCTGTTCATGTACATGGCGAACATGTCATGGAATTCGTCTATGAACACCGGCGGCGTGATGGAGATGCTGACCGACAAGGATGAAAACGGCGACTATGTGATCCCGCATATCATCTATTCGGATGCTTATTCGTCTGAAATGGTTGCCTATTCCGATCTGATCCTGCCCGACACCACCTACCTTGAGCGCCACGATTGCATATCCCTGCTTGACCGGCCCATCTGCGAGGCTGATGCTGCGGCGGACGCCATCCGCTGGCCCGTGGTGGAACCAGATCGCAACGTCAAAGGCTTCCAATCCGCGCTCTGTGATCTGGGGGCGAAACTGGGGCTGCCCGGCTTCGTCAACGACGATGGAAGCCAGAAATTTGCTGATTACGCCGATTACATTGTCAATCATCAGCGCCGTCCGGGCATCGGCCCATTGGCAGGTTGGCGCATGGGCGAAAGCGGTCTGCAATCGGGCCGTGGCGACGTAAACGCTAGCCAATTGGATAACTACATCGAAAACGGCGGTTTCTTTGTGGAACACATTCCCGAAGGGTCGAATTACTACAAGCCGTGGAACAAAGCCTATCAGGCCTGGGCCGTGAAAATGGGCCTTTATGACGCGCCGCAGCCCTATTTGTTCAACCTCTATGTCGAGCCGATGCGCAAATTCCAGCTGGCCGCAGAAGGGCACGGCGATCGACAGCCCCCGGATCACCTGCGCGAGCGGATCAAGGCGACCATGTCACCACTGCCCATCTGGTACGAAACCGATCAACAGGGCAACGAGGGCTTCACCGTGAATGCCCTGACCCAACGCCCGATGGCAATGTACCATTCATGGGGCAGCCAGAACGCGTGGTTGCGCCAGCTCCATGGCCGCAACCCGCTTTACCTGCCCACCAAGCTGATGCGCCAACATGATCTTGTGGATGGCGATTGGGCGCGGGTATCCTCGCCGCATGGCGAGATCACAGTGCCTGTGATGGAAATGGCTGCGCTGAACGAAAATACCATCTGGACCTGGAACGCGATTGGCAAACGCAAAGGCGCGTGGGCTTTGGACAAGGACGCGCCCGAAGCGACCAAAGGCTTTCTGCTGAACCATTTGATTCACGAGCTGATGCCGCCCAAAGGTGACGGCATGCGATGGGCGAACTCTGATCCTATCACCGGACAGGCCGCGTGGTTCGATCTGAAAGTGCGGATCGAAAAGGCCACCGCCCCCAAGGAGGCCCGCCCAGAATATCCGCCAATCAAGTCACCGGTTGGCCAAGGGCCGGACAAGCTTGCATGGAAGGTGGGCAAATGAGAGCTCCAAATCTCTTCAAAGAAATTTGCCCGGACTTTTCAAAAAGTCCGGCACCAAGCAGCAACGTAATACCGACGCAAAACCGACGTAATACCGACGCCGATTTCGGAGGCCGAAAATGACCACTCTCCCTCATTCCACCGACAAGAAACTCGGCCTCGTCATCGACCTTGATACCTGCGTCGGCTGTCATGCCTGCGTGATTTCCTGCAAGGGCTGGAACACCGAGAACTACGGTGCGCCGCTGTCTGATCAGGATCCTTACGGCGCAAACCCGTCTGGCACGTTTCTGAACCGCGTGCACAGCTTTGAGGTTCAGCCTGAGCAGGGCGCGGCGCAACTGATCCACTTCCCCAAGTCCTGTCTGCACTGCGAAGACGCCCCTTGCGTTACCGTCTGTCCCACCGGGGCCAGCTACAAACGTGTCGAAGACGGCATTGTGCTGGTCAATGAGAGCGATTGCATTGGATGTGGGTTGTGCGCGTGGGCATGCCCATACGGCGCACGAGAGATGGATCAGGAAGAGAAGGTGATGAAAAAATGCACCCTCTGCGTAGACCGGATTTATAACGAGAACCTGCCAGAGGTGGACCGCGTGCCGTCTTGCGTGCGGACCTGCCCCGCAGGTGCGCGCCATTTTGGCGATCTTGGCGATCCTGACAGCGATGTCAGTCAACTGGTTGCGGAACGCGGCGGTGTCGATCTGATGCCGGAACAGGGCACCAAACCTGTCAACAAATACCTGCCACCACGGCCCAAAGACGCATTGCCCGAATTTGACGTGTTGGCCCCTTTCCTTGAACCCGTCATGGATGAACCCAAGGGGTTCCTTGGCTGGCTCGACAAAGCGCTGGAGAAAATCTGATGCATCCTGCACCGTCCGTTATCTTTTTCAGCACCTTTTCTGGCTTGGGGTTTGGCCTTCTGATCTGGCTTGGCCTTGGCGTACCAGAGGTTTCCGGCTGGTCCGCCTTTGCGTTTTTTGCAATTGCTTATCTTCTTGCGGTTGGTGGACTGATCTCGTCGACCTTCCATCTCGGCCACCCTGAACGCGCGCTCAAGGCGTTTACGCAATGGAAGACAAGCTGGCTCAGCCGCGAAGGATGGTGCGCTGTTGCCGCGCTGATCCTGATGGCGCTTTACGGTGCCGGGCTTGTATTTTTTGACGCGAAATGGACCTTGCTGGGTTTGCTCGGCGCGTTTTTCTCGCTGGCGACTGTGTTCACCACTTCGATGATTTACACCCAGCTCAAAACCATCCCACGGTGGCATCAGCCGCTCACACCGTTCAATTTTCTGTCGCTCAGTATCGCTGGTGGCGCGCTCCTTGCGGGACAGGTGATGTGGTCAATCATCTTGTTGGTAATATCCGGCGTCATCCAGGCCGCCACATGGGTCATCGGAGATAAAGCATTGGCATCTTCAGGCACGGATATGGCAAGTGCGACGCAGTTGGGCGGCATTGGCAAAGTTCGTGCGTTTGAACCCCCGCACACCGGCACAAACTATTTGCTGCGCGAATTTGTGCATGTCATTGGCCGCAAGCACAGCGAAAAACTGCGTATCATTGCACTGGGTCTGATGGTGGTGCTGCCGGTTATTTTGCTGCTGTTACCGTTCAACCACATCATCGCCGTCGTGGCGGTCCTGGCACATGTGGCTGGCGTGCTTACCGCGCGCTGGCTCTTTTTCGCCGAAGCCGAACACGTTGTTGGCCTCTATTATGGCAAGCGCTGAAATCTGACCAATGGCGGGATGCGCCCCGCCCTACACATTGAGGGGCAAACGACGCTCAACAATACGCGCCATAATCGACGCCCCCACGGGCAAGATTGACGGGTCGAGCACATATTCCGGGTTGTGCAAAGGCATCGTGCCTGCGTGCCCCACCGTGCAATAGGCCCCTGGCACAACTTTTAACATATCCGCGAAATCTTCTGATCCCGTAACAGGCGGCGTGTTTGGATCAAGGTTTTCTAGCCCCACGATGTCACCTGCGGCCTGCATATAGGCGTCGGATAATGCATCATCGTTGATCAACACATCAAAGACGTTGCGCAGATCAAGCGTAATCTCAACCGCGTGCATCGCGGCCATCCCGTCACAGATCGACTGCATGCGGGTTGCCGCCAGCGTGTACATCTCATCATTGAAATACCGCACCGTCCCCGCCAACGTCGCCGTGTCCGGAACAACGTTATAGGCCACCCCTGAATGCAGTTGCGTCACCGACAGAACCACCACGTCTTGGGCCGGGATGTTTCGGCTGAGGATGGTTTGCAACTCGCTCGCCAAAGATGCCGCTATGATCAGCGCGTCTTTTGAATCGCTTGGCCGCGCGGCGTGGCTGCCTTTGCCCTTGATGTGAATGTCAAAGAACGCGGCCCCTGCCATCGCCGGTCCTTTGCAAATGCCCACCTTGCCAGGCTTGCCATTTGGCGAATTGTGCATGCCGAAAATTTCGTCCACCGGGAACAATTCAAACAAACCTTCAGCCAGCATTTGGCGCGCGCCACCCAAGCCCTCTTCGGCGGGTTGGAAAACGACCACTGCGGTGCCATCAAAATCGCGGGTTGCGGCCAGATGTTTCGCGGCCCCAAGCAGCATCGTGGTGTGGCTGTCACGCCCACAGGCATGCATCACCCCATCGTTTTGCGAGGCATAGGGCAGTCCTGTGGCCTCATGGATCGGCAACGCATCCATATCAGCACGCAGGCCGACGCGGCGGTTGCCGTTTCCCTTGCCCTTGATCAGCGCCACAACACCCGTCTCGCCCAGGCCGGTGTGAACCTCATCCACACCATAGCTGCGCAGTGCCTCTGCGACGATACCGCTGGTACGCACTTCGGTGAAACCTATCTCGGGGTGCGCGTGCAGATCGCGAAAGATCGTTTCAAGCTCGTCTTTGCTGTCTGCGATGATCGGCAGGATATTCATAGGTCAGGCTCCGGTCTGGGTCAGACGCGAGGGTGGGGTCAAACCCCACCATACTGCAACCCCAAACCGGTCCCTGTTGATCAGTTCAGCAAGCCTGCGTGCCGCAACCCGGCATCAATCCGCGCTTTGGTCTCGTCCAAAAGACCACTCAACGGCAAGCGCACTTCGTCAGAGCAAAGATCAAGCCGGGACATTGCGTATTTAACACCAACCAAACCCGGTTCGGTAAAGATCGCTCTGTGCAGCGGCATCAGCCGATCCTGGATTTCGAGAGCTGTGGCATAATCCCCTGACGCACAGGCCGCCTGCATCTGTGACAACAAACGCGGCGCGGCATTTGCCGTAACAGAGATACAGCCGACGCCACCTTGGGCGTTAAACCCATGTGCCGTTGGATCTTCGCCAGACAGCTGTATGAAGTCCTTGCCACAGGTGATCCGCTGCGCTGATACGCGAGAAAGATCCGCTGTGGCATCCTTGACGCCAACAATGCGCGGCAGTTTGGACAATTCGCCCATCGTTTCGGGTGTCATATCGATGACAGACCGCGGCGGGATATTGTATATGAAGATCGGCAAATTACAGGCATCGTGAACAGCCGTGAAATGCGCAATCATGCCGCGCTGCGTAGGTTTGTTATAATAGGGTGTCACAACCAGAACCGCGTCTGCACCGACTTTTTCGGCGTGCTGCGCCAGACGGATGCTTTCAATCGTGTTGTTTGACCCGGCACCGGCAATGACCGGCACCCGACCAGCTGCGGCTTTCACAACCTCTTCAACGACAATCTCATGTTCGCGGTGGGTTAATGTTGGCGATTCGCCGGTGGTGCCCACAGGCACAAGCCCATTGCTGCCTTCGCCGATATGCCATTCCACAAGTTTCTTCAAAGTCTCCAGATCCAGCTCGCCGTTTCGAAACGGCGTGACGAGGGCAGGCAGTGAGCCGTTGAACATGTGCACGCTCCTTTGTTGTGCTGGCCGGCGCGAACCGGTCTGGGATGTACTTGTGGCGGGATCGTGAGTTGATTACGCCAACGCTTGTCATATGTTGCAAGGCTCTAGCCTTTGAACAAAGGGAAATGCAAGTGATCACACGCATTACGGCCACTATTGCT
Protein-coding sequences here:
- a CDS encoding 4Fe-4S dicluster domain-containing protein; its protein translation is MTTLPHSTDKKLGLVIDLDTCVGCHACVISCKGWNTENYGAPLSDQDPYGANPSGTFLNRVHSFEVQPEQGAAQLIHFPKSCLHCEDAPCVTVCPTGASYKRVEDGIVLVNESDCIGCGLCAWACPYGAREMDQEEKVMKKCTLCVDRIYNENLPEVDRVPSCVRTCPAGARHFGDLGDPDSDVSQLVAERGGVDLMPEQGTKPVNKYLPPRPKDALPEFDVLAPFLEPVMDEPKGFLGWLDKALEKI
- a CDS encoding DmsC/YnfH family molybdoenzyme membrane anchor subunit; the encoded protein is MHPAPSVIFFSTFSGLGFGLLIWLGLGVPEVSGWSAFAFFAIAYLLAVGGLISSTFHLGHPERALKAFTQWKTSWLSREGWCAVAALILMALYGAGLVFFDAKWTLLGLLGAFFSLATVFTTSMIYTQLKTIPRWHQPLTPFNFLSLSIAGGALLAGQVMWSIILLVISGVIQAATWVIGDKALASSGTDMASATQLGGIGKVRAFEPPHTGTNYLLREFVHVIGRKHSEKLRIIALGLMVVLPVILLLLPFNHIIAVVAVLAHVAGVLTARWLFFAEAEHVVGLYYGKR
- a CDS encoding M20 aminoacylase family protein — its product is MNILPIIADSKDELETIFRDLHAHPEIGFTEVRTSGIVAEALRSYGVDEVHTGLGETGVVALIKGKGNGNRRVGLRADMDALPIHEATGLPYASQNDGVMHACGRDSHTTMLLGAAKHLAATRDFDGTAVVVFQPAEEGLGGARQMLAEGLFELFPVDEIFGMHNSPNGKPGKVGICKGPAMAGAAFFDIHIKGKGSHAARPSDSKDALIIAASLASELQTILSRNIPAQDVVVLSVTQLHSGVAYNVVPDTATLAGTVRYFNDEMYTLAATRMQSICDGMAAMHAVEITLDLRNVFDVLINDDALSDAYMQAAGDIVGLENLDPNTPPVTGSEDFADMLKVVPGAYCTVGHAGTMPLHNPEYVLDPSILPVGASIMARIVERRLPLNV
- the dapA gene encoding 4-hydroxy-tetrahydrodipicolinate synthase; translation: MFNGSLPALVTPFRNGELDLETLKKLVEWHIGEGSNGLVPVGTTGESPTLTHREHEIVVEEVVKAAAGRVPVIAGAGSNNTIESIRLAQHAEKVGADAVLVVTPYYNKPTQRGMIAHFTAVHDACNLPIFIYNIPPRSVIDMTPETMGELSKLPRIVGVKDATADLSRVSAQRITCGKDFIQLSGEDPTAHGFNAQGGVGCISVTANAAPRLLSQMQAACASGDYATALEIQDRLMPLHRAIFTEPGLVGVKYAMSRLDLCSDEVRLPLSGLLDETKARIDAGLRHAGLLN